Proteins from one Homalodisca vitripennis isolate AUS2020 chromosome 3, UT_GWSS_2.1, whole genome shotgun sequence genomic window:
- the LOC124356657 gene encoding acetylcholine receptor subunit alpha-like 2 isoform X2 codes for MWLFGAQLILASLYGLASADSSVQPPGSGKVLWNATWTDQLKHDLLMKYDKFARPAQHTNVTSVTFQLVIKHIEVDEIRSLMVVNAWCSFIWVDEKLKWNESDYGGLTKIHVGDHEIWQPDVVLYNSAIGNSIDHYGNTHCHVQMDGTVIWVPPSQFSVYCDINLRKWPYDRHTCRLYFGSWVYDGEQIYLKRPEHKSSPEGDTEMDPCEWTVLSVEEIEHKKYYTCCSEPYYNIEVLISVERRSPTYAGVVFTPAFVCVVLTLLVFWLPPPASEKFLLSGVTSVIICMFLAYFSQKLPVMGAHTPLIVEFYAYNLILVCLSVVVSVVSVSLSRRPRTRPVPWAINQLLSSRLASFLGLGDTKNKFMSMYPRQDSEELHERSLVDRDRTESVDTTSQQSLNCSREWILLAAAVDRVMFFVYLAIFIFMALAFYIS; via the exons ATGTGGTTGTTTGGTGCACAGCTGATCCTGGCGTCCTTGTATGGTCTGGCCTCTGCGGACTCTTCTGTCCAGCCACCCGGCA GCGGGAAGGTTTTATGGAACGCCACGTGGACGGATCAGCTCAAACATGACTTGCTGATGAAATATGACAAGTTCGCTCGCCCCGCTCAGCATACCAATGTCACGTCGGTGACGTTCCAGCTCGTCATCAAACACATCGAGGTG GACGAGATCAGATCCCTGATGGTGGTCAACGCTTGGTGCTCATTT ATCTGGGTGGATGAGAAACTGAAGTGGAACGAGAGTGACTACGGCGGCCTCACCAAGATACACGTGGGAGACCACGAGATATGGCAGCCCGACGTTGTGTTATACAATAG TGCCATAGGTAACTCCATCGATCACTATGGCAACACTCACTGCCACGTACAGATGGATGGCACTGTCATCTGGGTGCCACCCTCACAGTTCTCTGTATACTGCGACATCAATCTCCGCAAATGGCCTTACGACAGGCACACTTGCCGCCTGTACTTCGGCTCCTGGGTATATGATGGGGAGCAGATCTACCTGAAACGTCCAGAACACAAATCTTCTCCA GAAGGGGATACGGAGATGGACCCATGCGAGTGGACTGTTCTATCTGTAGAGGAGATAGAACACAAGAAGTACTACACGTGTTGCAGTGAGCCTTACTACAACATCGAGGTTCTTATCTCTGTAGAACGACGTAGCCCTACCTACGCTGGTGTTGTTTTCACTCCAGCTTTCG TTTGCGTGGTGCTGACCTTGTTGGTGTTCTGGTTACCGCCACCAGCCTCTGAGAAGTTCCTACTGAGCGGGGTCACCTCTGTCATCATCTGCATGTTCCTGGCGTACTTCTCCCAGAAGCTTCCGGTCATGGGCGCCCATACACCACTTATAG TGGAGTTCTACGCCTACAACCTGATCCTGGTGTGCTTGTCGGTGGTGGTCTCTGTGGTGTCCGTGAGTCTCAGCAGGAGACCCAGGACCAGACCTGTGCCTTGGGCCATTAACCAGCTGCTCAGCAGTCGCCTAGCGTCCTTCCTCGGCTTGGGTGACACGAAG aacAAGTTCATGTCGATGTACCCCAGACAAGACAGTGAGGAGTTACATGAACGCTCCCTGGTGGACCGAGATCGCACCGAGTCTGTGGACACGACCTCGCAGCAGAGCCTCAACTGTTCTCGAGAGTGGATTCTCTTGGCAGCAGCTGTCGACAGGGTCATGTTCTTCGTTTACCTTGCAATCTTTATTTTTATGGCTTTAGCGTTTTACATTTCATAG
- the LOC124356657 gene encoding acetylcholine receptor subunit alpha-like 2 isoform X1: MWLFGAQLILASLYGLASADSSVQPPGTGGKVLWNATWTDQLKHDLLMKYDKFARPAQHTNVTSVTFQLVIKHIEVDEIRSLMVVNAWCSFIWVDEKLKWNESDYGGLTKIHVGDHEIWQPDVVLYNSAIGNSIDHYGNTHCHVQMDGTVIWVPPSQFSVYCDINLRKWPYDRHTCRLYFGSWVYDGEQIYLKRPEHKSSPEGDTEMDPCEWTVLSVEEIEHKKYYTCCSEPYYNIEVLISVERRSPTYAGVVFTPAFVCVVLTLLVFWLPPPASEKFLLSGVTSVIICMFLAYFSQKLPVMGAHTPLIVEFYAYNLILVCLSVVVSVVSVSLSRRPRTRPVPWAINQLLSSRLASFLGLGDTKNKFMSMYPRQDSEELHERSLVDRDRTESVDTTSQQSLNCSREWILLAAAVDRVMFFVYLAIFIFMALAFYIS; encoded by the exons ATGTGGTTGTTTGGTGCACAGCTGATCCTGGCGTCCTTGTATGGTCTGGCCTCTGCGGACTCTTCTGTCCAGCCACCCGGCA CAGGCGGGAAGGTTTTATGGAACGCCACGTGGACGGATCAGCTCAAACATGACTTGCTGATGAAATATGACAAGTTCGCTCGCCCCGCTCAGCATACCAATGTCACGTCGGTGACGTTCCAGCTCGTCATCAAACACATCGAGGTG GACGAGATCAGATCCCTGATGGTGGTCAACGCTTGGTGCTCATTT ATCTGGGTGGATGAGAAACTGAAGTGGAACGAGAGTGACTACGGCGGCCTCACCAAGATACACGTGGGAGACCACGAGATATGGCAGCCCGACGTTGTGTTATACAATAG TGCCATAGGTAACTCCATCGATCACTATGGCAACACTCACTGCCACGTACAGATGGATGGCACTGTCATCTGGGTGCCACCCTCACAGTTCTCTGTATACTGCGACATCAATCTCCGCAAATGGCCTTACGACAGGCACACTTGCCGCCTGTACTTCGGCTCCTGGGTATATGATGGGGAGCAGATCTACCTGAAACGTCCAGAACACAAATCTTCTCCA GAAGGGGATACGGAGATGGACCCATGCGAGTGGACTGTTCTATCTGTAGAGGAGATAGAACACAAGAAGTACTACACGTGTTGCAGTGAGCCTTACTACAACATCGAGGTTCTTATCTCTGTAGAACGACGTAGCCCTACCTACGCTGGTGTTGTTTTCACTCCAGCTTTCG TTTGCGTGGTGCTGACCTTGTTGGTGTTCTGGTTACCGCCACCAGCCTCTGAGAAGTTCCTACTGAGCGGGGTCACCTCTGTCATCATCTGCATGTTCCTGGCGTACTTCTCCCAGAAGCTTCCGGTCATGGGCGCCCATACACCACTTATAG TGGAGTTCTACGCCTACAACCTGATCCTGGTGTGCTTGTCGGTGGTGGTCTCTGTGGTGTCCGTGAGTCTCAGCAGGAGACCCAGGACCAGACCTGTGCCTTGGGCCATTAACCAGCTGCTCAGCAGTCGCCTAGCGTCCTTCCTCGGCTTGGGTGACACGAAG aacAAGTTCATGTCGATGTACCCCAGACAAGACAGTGAGGAGTTACATGAACGCTCCCTGGTGGACCGAGATCGCACCGAGTCTGTGGACACGACCTCGCAGCAGAGCCTCAACTGTTCTCGAGAGTGGATTCTCTTGGCAGCAGCTGTCGACAGGGTCATGTTCTTCGTTTACCTTGCAATCTTTATTTTTATGGCTTTAGCGTTTTACATTTCATAG